GACGCCCGTGCGTAGGTCTAGTAAATATGGTCTCCTACGCTGATCCACCTCGACCACGTAATCGACTACAGGCCACCGACGACGACACCTTGCCAAAGCAATACCCCTTCACCTGTCTCCTAGGCGTCTGCAACGTCGACTAGCCTCCACCGCGCCGGTCTGTTCTCATCCGGGTGGGGCATCACAAGTGCGACCGATCACCGCCCGATGCAGGCAGCTCGGGTGGGTGGTCCAGTGAGGAAGGCATGTCAACTTCATCAAGGCGAGCATACCACAGCACGAACCGCAGACGCTGTTGGCCACAACACTGGGGGAAGTGGGTCCTAGAGGTGGATCCTCTGGAAGCACGTCGTCGTCTGCGACAAGAGGTGGACCAGAAGCCCGCGAACCAGCCTTGCCTCCCAAGCATCACAGAAGCGATAATGGCTCCAGCCGAGGATGATGACGCTGCTGGCGCAACAGGTCCTCTCATACTGGAAATGTAGGCTTTGAAGATTGCTTGCCCAGAAGATCCCATCCGCTGGAAGCTAACATGCCAGCGACAATAATACCTTAGTCAATACTCAAGCTCTCCTGCCAGGCTGCATCACCATTCTATGACCCAACAGTAACACATGCCCCAAGTTCCATTCCCTTGGCAGTAAGCCTAATTTCACTTTTCCCACCGACTTACACAATAGCCTAGATGGGGAGCTTTGGGCCCAAAACATGTCACCCTATGGGACGGCCCACTCACCAAAGTTCAGCCTAATAGCTAAATGAGAGGCAGAACTGATGGAGTGTAATGTACCATAACATGGCCCAAAAGTTGCACCACTAGGCACGCCTACTAGTTCCCACTCCAACCTGCTCAACGAAAATGCAGAACTCACTGCACTGCCACCCATAACCTGTCTCCTCCATCTAGCCAGCCTGCCTCCTCCGAAACTTCTTATAATCTTAGAATCCTTCTAAACTTGAACCCCAAAATTTCCTCCTCCCTAACTTTTGCCGGATCGTACCTCCTAAATTTCAGATGCAATTTAGGAGGTGTGAATTGAAAAACAACCGAAAAACAGATAGAAACTGTTAGATCACATGATTCAAACTACAACCGGAAAACGGACATTTTGACCGCGCCAAGAATAGAAGTCTTCCTGCAGCTCCCGCCATCTTTCTCCCATGCGTTTTCTCTCCACCGCCCAAAGCTCCCGATATACGCCTACGCATCCCTCACCAAACGCAATTACGCAACCCATCGATCAAGCAAGGAGCCGCGCGCGAGCACCGGCCACCAGCCCGCCggctgtctctctctctctctccctccctcactcctCGGGCACGCGGGAGACCGAGGCGCGCGGCGATCAGCCATGGGCAAGCAGGGTAAATGCAGCCACGACGCCGAGGCGTGCTACCCTCCGGggcccgccggcggcggcgcgatgTATCCGTACATGATCGAGAGCCCGCAGCTGCGGTGGGCCTTCATCCGCAAGGTGTACGTCATCGTGtcgctgcagctgctgctgacGGTGGCCGTCGCCGCGGCGGTCAACCTCGTGGGCCCCATCAGGGTCTTCTTCCGCGCCCGCACCCCGGCCGCGATCGCCGCcttcgtcctcatcatcctctcccccctcatCGGTACGTGACGCACGGTGCCCTCGATTCTCGTTTGATCGACGGCCGACGGTGCATATATTAATCGTCGATCGGCTGGCTGATCGGTGCATTTTGGTGGCCGACGACGTTGAGCAGTGATGATCCCGATGATATATTGGCGGAAGCGGCACCCGATCAATCTCGTGCTCCTCGCGCTCTTCACCGTCTGCGTCAGCTTCGCCGTCGGGCTCGGCTGCCTATCCGCCAAAGGTACACGCAAGCACGATCGTGCTTCTTGACATGCGCGACCACATTGTGCATGCTAGCTTGTAGAACTAATTCATGTTGAGCTATATGATACATCTGGAGACTAACAGGGATCGTGATCCTGGAGGCGGCGGGGATaacgatggtggtggtggtcgggCTGACCCTCTACACGTTCTGGGCAGCCAAGAGAGGCTACGACTTCGAGTTCCTCGGCCCCTTCCTCGTCGCCGCGTGCCTCGTCCTCCTGCTCTACTCGCTCGTCCAGGTGAATCCGTGCTTGCCTGCTTGTCATCGAAATCCCACTGCAAATCGATTCGCCTAGCTGCTCTGCTCCGCTCCGCTCCGCTCACATGGGTGCGCGGCTTGCAGATTCTGTTCCCGATGGGCAGGACGATGACACTGGTGTACGGCTGCGTCGCCGCGCTGGTGTTCTCAGgcttcatcatctacgacacCGACAACCTCATCAAGCGCTACACCTACGACGAGTACGTCGCCGCGGCCATCGAGCTCTACCTCGACATCATCAACCTCTTCCAGGCGATCCTCGCCATTCTTGAAGCTGCCGATGGATAAGAGGATCAGCCTGTTCTGCCAATTTGTGAGCACACCAGATCATATGTAACGTACCAAGATgggttgcaaacttgcaagacaATTTGTACCGTATAGATAGGGTCGAACAGAACCGCCGTGATTGGACATTTACAAGGAAATATTGCCAATCCAATTCATTACTCTACATCACAGCAGCCGCAAAAAGATTACCAAGCCATCAGGCCAGCAACAGAGCTCTGTGCATGACAAATTGCAGCGATAATGCATTCATCGGTTTCAGAAATGTtcgaaaacaaaaaagaaatgttCACCACAAACCAAACTTCCCAGAAACGAAGTATCGCTAGCAAGTTTAGCAAAGACGATCAAACGGCCATGCGGTAATTTTGGTTCATTCTCGAAACCAATTCGGATTTCTGGAAGGAATATCGTTTCATTTGTCACACCCAAGCCATAAATAGCAGGATTACAAGATGCCAAGAGGCAATCGCTTCAGCATCACCAGACTCACTCTCAAACAACGCATGTATAGAATTGGGGCAAAAAGTTGCCAAGATCAACTAGAAATTGCTCAATTCAACAGTTAACTGTTTCTAGTATGCCATACACCCGCAAGAACACGCTAAGCTTTGTATGGTCTTAGTGCTCTTCTATCTTCTTCAGGTCCTTCATATTTGTCGTGTCCACACtgcaaaaagaaccaaacaatTTTAGCTTTAGGAAAATGACACCTTCCATCATACATGCATCTGGGAGGAAGGTGAGGGGGCGGAAGAGTTTCTCAATCCCAATGCCTgaagatggatttttttttctccaggCACATTCTGATCTGATTTGGTAAAATGATTGCTTTAACCATTCAATTATCGCTAAATTAGCCAGTTACTAAATCTGGCAAAAGTCATAGCCACTTTTTGTGATATAGGCACATACAAATGTGCAAGCACAAAAGGCCTTCTTCAATCCTACATCCCTTACGAAGTTAAAAGATCATGAAGGGGGAAACAGCAATGTGCATAGCTGGGATCAGTACCCATAGGTTGCACCGTCACTGAACTATCTTATCAATCACCAAGCAGCCAATCAACTCCTTAAATCAAATGTCTATTTATACCAATCTAACACTAATCCTCACAAATTCAATTAACCTCATTAGCTCGGAGAATACATGTTTCCAATTCCTGCTCTTATTCCGGGAATGCAATTTCTCCTTCCCAAAATAAGTCAGTAATATTCCGCCTGGGTCTTCTTCGGTTACTTTACTTTAAACGAGTCATCATCCTTTTACTTATCTTCACACTAACAAAACTAGATTAATTATGaccattgcaaaaaaaaaaagggagcaccaaccaaatgggaaacataaCAGTGTGCATCAAATGCAGTTACTCTGTTAGTAAaacaagtaaaaataaaaacttacgTCGTTCCATATAGCGCAATCTTCTGAATTTTTGAGATATCACTTCCACCTTGGTTGTCCTCAATAAATATAGTCAGGCTAGAATGATAACGAAAGGCCATAAGAAACAGCAAGAGGACACTAAAAGTGGGGAGAAAGCACGCACACCAGAGAAATGTGCATACCTGCGAACATTTTGGAACTTGACATACTTTAGAGTCAAGGGTTTATTCTGCAAAGAAGAAAGGCCAAGGCTCATCAATTTGAGGTAAAACAATAATGACCATGATGTCAAAGACTAGATGGCCATCAATGAAAATATTTAAAAGTGGAGTGATAAGTTCCGGAAAAAAAATACCTCTACCAAATGATTAGAGGATAGATCAAGACTGTCACTTGGTGGATAGTCATTGACATTGCTGCCATTTATTGCATAAATTTATGGTCAGCCTAAATGGAAATGATAATGTGTTTCGAAAAGTTTGAACTAGTCAAGAGGCAGTATACCTGAAACCCATATGCTCTTTGTTGGAGAAGAGCTTTACCGTTTTTGGGCCTGTTATGACAAAAGAGACATTATTGTTTGAAAAAGAAGCACAACCAGAAAAATTGCAGTGACAGAGCATCGTGCAGTTCCATCAACAAAGCGATTGTCTGAATATCAGGGAATATATTGTTGTAAGGAGGGATAAAAGGGAGACTTAACGCGCACGGAAAGATTGGCAATACTAATGCAAGTTGACATAGACACAAAGAACCCGAAATTTAAACTAGTGAGCATCTCTGTTGCAAGTCTGCGAATGCAGAGGTAACAGAAAACTGTAGTTTTTcagcagcaccagcaccacAACTAACAATGCATTGCATAGAGATCCCACCAAATCAGGAGCAAACT
The nucleotide sequence above comes from Phragmites australis chromosome 4, lpPhrAust1.1, whole genome shotgun sequence. Encoded proteins:
- the LOC133915258 gene encoding protein LIFEGUARD 2-like, with the translated sequence MGKQGKCSHDAEACYPPGPAGGGAMYPYMIESPQLRWAFIRKVYVIVSLQLLLTVAVAAAVNLVGPIRVFFRARTPAAIAAFVLIILSPLIVMIPMIYWRKRHPINLVLLALFTVCVSFAVGLGCLSAKGIVILEAAGITMVVVVGLTLYTFWAAKRGYDFEFLGPFLVAACLVLLLYSLVQILFPMGRTMTLVYGCVAALVFSGFIIYDTDNLIKRYTYDEYVAAAIELYLDIINLFQAILAILEAADG